The DNA region CTCGACGCACTCTGGCCGCGCGACGAGGGCGAGACGGTCCTCAGCTGGGGTGACGCACGCATCGGAAACGTCATCTACGACGGCTTCGAACCCGCCGCCGTCCTCGACTGGGAGATGGCGGCACTGGCCCCGCGCGAGGTCGACCTCGGCTGGATGATCTACCTGCACCGCTTCTTCCAGGACCTCACCGTGAGCTTCGGCCAGCCCGGACTGCCGGGCTTCCTGCGCCGGGACCGCGTTGAGCTGCGCTACGCCCAACTCACCGGTCACACACCGCGGGACATGGACTTCCACATCCTGTACGCCGCCCTGCGGCACGCCGTGGTCATGCTGCGCGTCGCCTACCGGCAGGTGCACTTCGGTGAGGCCGCCGTCCCCGCGGATCCGGACACACTGATCCTGCACCACGACAGCCTGCGAGCCATGGTGCAGGGCAGTTACTGAAACTGAGGACCGCTCAGGCGGAAACCGGCCGTGTGGTGCTCAGGCGGCCTCGTCGCGCATCACCGGCACTCGCATCGGACGCGAGCCGGGGCCCCCGACGTGAGAGAAGGGCTGCGTACGCCAGTCGAGCCCCTGAGGGAGCGTCAACAGCAGGGCGGTGTCCTGCTCCTGAACCTCCATCGTCTCGTCGGCGGGCCGGGCCTCGGCCGCCGTACGGCCCGTACCGGCGCAGACCGTGAGCCCGAACGGGTTCCACGGCGACGCGCACAGCGCGTGCTCCGGCAGGATCTCCTCGTCCGCGAGGAGCGCGATGGGCTGCGCGCAGTCCGGGCAGATCACCCGGAACATCTCGAAGGTGTCGTACGCGTCGAGCTCCTCGGCGTCAGGTTCGACACCCTCCGGCTCGGGCTCGACGACGGGCTGCTGCCGCTTGGGCGCGGTGCGACCAGGGCGCTTCAGACTCTGCATGGGCTACTCCCCCTCGGGTGGGCCGACAAGGCACTGCGACCTCGACCACAGCAAGCACTTCCCGCCCCGTCTCTGCGGTAATCACGAGAACATCACGGACCCGACCGCTGCTATGTGGCGTTCGTCACATGCCGCGTGCAGGTGCCCGACCCGGTGGTTTTGTCCCCCGGGTGTCTCGCCCGCTTCTTCAGGCCACATCACAAACAGGGTATGACCTGCGCCGCAGAGTACCCGAGGGGATCAAGGGCACTGTAGGTTCTCCGCCATGGAGGAGCTGGACCGCCACATCGTGCAGTTGCTCGTCGAAGACGGGCGGATGAGCTACACCGACCTGGGCAAGGCCACGGGCCTGTCCACGTCGGCCGTGCACCAGCGGGTGCGCCGGCTGGAGCAGCGGGGCGTCATCCGCGGCTATGCCGCGGTCGTCGACCCGGAGGCCGTCGGGCTGCCGATCACGGCCTTCATCTCGGTGAAACCGTTCGACCCCAGCGCCCCCGACGACATCGCCGAACGGCTGGCCGACGTCCCGGAGCTGGAGGCCTGCCACAGCGTCGCCGGCGACGAGAACTACATCCTCAAGGTCCGCGTCGCGAGCCCCCACGAGCTGGAGGAACTCCTCGCGCGCGTGCGCACGCTGGCGGGCGTGTCGACACGTACGACGGTGGTTCTCTCCACGCCGTACGAGGCCCGGCCGCCGAAGATCTGAACCCCCGAGTGCGGGGACCCCCGTGCGCGGGGCGGAGGCGCCCAGGGGCGAGACTGTTCCCATGAGTGAGAGCACCGCCGACCCCCAGCAGAACCGAGCCTCGTCAGGGGCCCGGGGCACTGCGCGATCAGCCACAGAAGACCCGCAGTTGCCGGACAGCCGTTCCCGCGGGGCGCTCACCGTGCTGCTGCGCGGCGGTGAAGTCCACAGCCCCGCGGACCCGTTCGCCACCGCGATGGTCGTGGAACGCGGGCAGGTCGCCTGGGTCGGCTCCGAGGGCGCGGCCGACGCGTTCGCGGACGGCGTCGACGAGGTGGTGGACCTCGAAGGGGCGCTCGTCACCCCGGCGTTCACCGACGCGCACGTGCACACCACGGCCACCGGACTCGCCCTCACCGGCCTCGACCTCTCCGCCGCCCGCACCCTCGGCGAGGCGATCACCCTCGTACGGGACTTCGCGGCGGCCCGTCCCGCCGACCGGGTACTCCTCGGTCATGGCTGGGACGCGTCCCGCTGGCCCGAGCGGCGCCACCCGCGGCGGGAGGAGCTGGACGAGGCCACCGCAGGGCGCCCGCTCTACCTCAGCCGGATCGACGTCCACTCGGCCGTCGTCACCACGGCGCTGCTGGACATGGCGCCGGGCGTACGCCGGGCGCAAGGCTTCGAGGACGGCGAACCGCTCACCCGCGACGCCCATCACGCCGTACGCGCCGCCGCGTTCGCAGCCGTGACCCCGGAGCAGCGCACCGAGGCCCAGCGTGCCGCACTGAAGCACGCGGCCTCGCTCGGTATCGGCTCCGTCCACGAGTGCGCGGGCCCGGAGATCTCCTCCGAGGACGACTTCACCGGACTGCTGCGGCTCGCCGTGGAGGAGGCCGGGCCCCGGGTCGTCGGCTACTGGGCCGAACCGGGGGAAGAGGGCGTGGCGAAGGCCCGGGCGCTGGGCGCGGTCGGCGCAGCGGGCGACCTCTTCGTGGACGGCGCCCTCGGCTCGCACACGGCCTGCCTCCACCAGCCGTACACCGACGCCGAGCACAGCGGCACCGCCTACCTCGACGCCGCCGCCGTCGCGGCCCACGTGGTGGCATGCACCGAGGCGGGCCTCCAAGCGGGCTTCCACGCCATCGGGGACGCCGCCGTGGCCTCCGTGGTCGACGGAGTCCGCGCCGCCGCCGAGAAGGTCGGCCTGGCCCGCGTACGCGCCGCCCGGCACCGCGTCGAGCACGCCGAGATGCTCACCCCGGAGACGATCGCCGGTTTCGCCGAACTCGGCCTCACCGCCTCCGTCCAGCCGGCCTTCGACGCGCTGTGGGGCGGCGAGGACGGCATGTACGTCGAGCGCCTCGGCGCCGAGCGCGCCCGGACGCTCAACCCGTTCGCGGCCCTCCTGCGGGCCGGAGTGCCGCTCGCCTTCGGCTCCGACAGCCCCGTCACACCACTCGACCCGTGGGGCACGGTCCGTGCCGCGGCCTTCCACCGCACTCCGGAGCACCGGGTGTCCGTGCGCGCCGCGTTCACGGCGCATACGCGGGGCGGCTGGCGGGCGGTCGGACGCGACGACGCGGGACTCCTGGTACCCGGCGCGCCCGCGGACTACGCCGTGTGGCGCACCGAAGAACTCGTCGTCCAGGCCCCGGACGACCGGGTCGCCCGCTGGTCGACCGACCCGCGCTCCGGCACCCCCGGACTGCCCGACCTCACGCCCGGCGCGCGACTGCCCGTCTGCCTGCGTACGGTCGTGGGCGGACGGACGGTATTCGTACGGCCGGACGAGTGATGTCCCGGGGTGGCGCGGCGTCGATCATGGGCCGGCGCCCTGTCGCGCGACCTGCGTATCCTCCGCGCTGACCAGGGGTTTGAGGGAAAACCACCAGGTCAAACGACTGTTGACAGCGAGCGGCAGGTGGCCGGTAGGTTCGGCCGGGTCCACCACCGGACGTCCGACCGGTGAACTTCCGCGCAGTCGCCGCAGCGCAGTTGGGTCAGGGGTGGTGTGCCGCACCGGTACACCACCACTGGGAGCCAGGCCCAGCGCCCGCGCCACGGCGCGAGGGAACGTTCCGGCTCGGATGGTGTGACCCGGGTGGGGCCCGGACGCTCAGTAGACAACGGCTTTCGGTCGACCCGCAGCCAGCGGGTCCCAGGTCGGCCCGAAGGGCGCCGGGCCCCGATCCGCAGTCCCACCCCCCTCCGAGAACTTTCACGCCGGTGCCTCACCGGCCTGAAGAGCGACGCTCGCTATGGTGGAGCCCCTCGCACGGAAGTCTTAAGGGGAAGCTGTGAACGACGGCGGTGGGCGACAGTTCGGTCCGCTCGGCACGACCTTGGTGATCATCCCGACCTTCAACGAGGCGGAGAACATCAAGGCGATCGTCGGCCGGGTGCGGGCATCCGTGCCCGCGGCGCACGTTCTGGTCGCCGACGACAACAGCCCCGACGGCACCGGCAAACTCGCCGACGAACTGACCGTCGAGGACTACCACGTCCACGTGCTGCACCGCAAGGGCAAGG from Streptomyces sp. NBC_00258 includes:
- a CDS encoding Lrp/AsnC family transcriptional regulator yields the protein MEELDRHIVQLLVEDGRMSYTDLGKATGLSTSAVHQRVRRLEQRGVIRGYAAVVDPEAVGLPITAFISVKPFDPSAPDDIAERLADVPELEACHSVAGDENYILKVRVASPHELEELLARVRTLAGVSTRTTVVLSTPYEARPPKI
- a CDS encoding amidohydrolase; this translates as MSESTADPQQNRASSGARGTARSATEDPQLPDSRSRGALTVLLRGGEVHSPADPFATAMVVERGQVAWVGSEGAADAFADGVDEVVDLEGALVTPAFTDAHVHTTATGLALTGLDLSAARTLGEAITLVRDFAAARPADRVLLGHGWDASRWPERRHPRREELDEATAGRPLYLSRIDVHSAVVTTALLDMAPGVRRAQGFEDGEPLTRDAHHAVRAAAFAAVTPEQRTEAQRAALKHAASLGIGSVHECAGPEISSEDDFTGLLRLAVEEAGPRVVGYWAEPGEEGVAKARALGAVGAAGDLFVDGALGSHTACLHQPYTDAEHSGTAYLDAAAVAAHVVACTEAGLQAGFHAIGDAAVASVVDGVRAAAEKVGLARVRAARHRVEHAEMLTPETIAGFAELGLTASVQPAFDALWGGEDGMYVERLGAERARTLNPFAALLRAGVPLAFGSDSPVTPLDPWGTVRAAAFHRTPEHRVSVRAAFTAHTRGGWRAVGRDDAGLLVPGAPADYAVWRTEELVVQAPDDRVARWSTDPRSGTPGLPDLTPGARLPVCLRTVVGGRTVFVRPDE